A region of the Kaistia geumhonensis genome:
CCGGTCGGCCTCGGCCGGAACGGCGGTTGCAAGAAGAAGCGCCGCGGCGACTGTCGAAATGATCTTGATCATCTTCATGTCCTTCAGGGGTTGGGGTCGACATCGGGACGATGCTGAACAGACGGCCTCGATGCACCCGGAACCATTCTCGCCAAGGACCCGCTGATGCCGGGCGATCACCCGCGCTTCGGGGCTACCCGCTTCGAGGACTGGCTGCTGCGCCTGCCGGTCGCCCAGAAGCTCGCGCCGGCCTTCTGACAAACCGGGCAGGGAATGGTCCCCCCTGCCCGCGTCGTCGCGGCGCTCAGAGCCGCCAGTTGGCCGCCGGAAGGCGGAGCATGATCGTGGTGCCGGCCCCGACGATACTTTCCATCGCGATGCTGCCGCCGTGGAGTTCGACGAAGTCGCGGACCATGGGCAGCCCGACTCCGCCAAGGCCGCGCGACTTGGTCGTGAAGAACGGCTCGAAGGCCCGGCCAGCCGTTTCCTTCGTCATGCCGATCCCCTCGTCCGTGACGGTGACGACGATCCATGATCCGGCGCCGCTCGTGGTGGCCGAAGCGCCGACGCTGATCCTTCCGCCGCCGGGCATCGCCTCGCGTGCATTGATCAGGAGGTTGAGCAGCGCGCTTCTGAGACCGGTCCGGTCGCAGCGCGCCGGCGGCAATTCGCCGTCGATGCTGAGATCGACATGGATCGCCTCCTCGGACGTGGCGGCAACGAGCCCCGCGACCTCGACGAGACAGGCATCGACATCGGCCAGTGCCGCCCGGCCCCGCCCCCCGGCGGTGCCCTCCGCCATGCTGCGCACGAGCGTCGCGACATGGGCGAGGGCGTCTCGCGCCGCGCTCACCAGCGGCTCGATATTGGGCGCCGCCGCCATGTCCAGAGCGCCGGCGGCACGATTGAGCGCGGAGGACGCCACCTGCACGAGATTGCCAAGGTCGTGCAGCGCGCCGGCGGATCGCCAGCGCTCCATGCCGTCGCCCGGCCGCGCCGTGGTCCCGGCTGCCTCGGTTTCCCCGGCAAGACTGGAATAGTCGCGATACATGTCCGATCTCCTCGATCTTCTTCCGTTGACCGGGAGTCTATTGGCGGGACGCTGCGGATATCGATCCATCCAAAGATAAGGCCGGACCATACCTGCGTATGAGTCAGCGCGACTCCCCGCGCGGCTGCCGGCGCGCAACGACCGTGCCGCGCGCGGCGAGCGAAAGGCCCGCACGCGCATGCGCTCGCCTTCCACTTCTACCTTTCGCCGGCCGAAAACGTGGCCGGCGCGAGGCGGTGCGAGAATGGAGCGATGGCCGTGCCGGCTCTACCAGGCTTGGGGCCAGGGCGGACTGAACG
Encoded here:
- a CDS encoding sensor histidine kinase, with product MYRDYSSLAGETEAAGTTARPGDGMERWRSAGALHDLGNLVQVASSALNRAAGALDMAAAPNIEPLVSAARDALAHVATLVRSMAEGTAGGRGRAALADVDACLVEVAGLVAATSEEAIHVDLSIDGELPPARCDRTGLRSALLNLLINAREAMPGGGRISVGASATTSGAGSWIVVTVTDEGIGMTKETAGRAFEPFFTTKSRGLGGVGLPMVRDFVELHGGSIAMESIVGAGTTIMLRLPAANWRL